A window of the Parabacteroides merdae ATCC 43184 genome harbors these coding sequences:
- a CDS encoding phosphate ABC transporter substrate-binding protein — translation MRKTIVMAAVAACMFVSNVFAQRIKGSDTCLPLSQTEAENFINKNKSAKITVTGGGSGVGISALMEGTTDIAMSSRKMKFDEKVKLQEAKKSTKEVVIAYDALAVVVHPSNKVSNLTREQLEGIFTGKIKNWKEVGGADMKIVAYSRETSSGTYEFFKESVLKNKNYMNGILSMPATGAIIQSVSQTKGAIGYVGLAYINKEVKPIHVSYDAGKTFTEPSFENAKNKAYPIVRPLFYYYDVKNEGKVKPFIDYILSAEGQATVKQVGYIPVK, via the coding sequence ATGAGAAAGACAATTGTTATGGCCGCAGTAGCCGCCTGTATGTTTGTATCGAACGTGTTTGCACAGAGAATTAAAGGGAGCGACACTTGCCTTCCCTTAAGCCAGACGGAAGCAGAAAACTTCATCAACAAAAATAAATCGGCAAAGATAACCGTGACGGGCGGCGGCTCCGGCGTTGGTATCTCAGCCCTGATGGAAGGGACAACCGATATCGCCATGTCTTCCCGTAAGATGAAATTCGATGAAAAAGTCAAATTGCAGGAAGCGAAGAAAAGCACCAAAGAAGTGGTGATCGCTTACGACGCACTGGCAGTAGTCGTACACCCGTCCAATAAAGTGTCCAACCTGACGCGTGAACAGCTGGAAGGCATTTTCACAGGAAAGATCAAGAACTGGAAAGAAGTGGGCGGTGCCGACATGAAGATCGTAGCCTATTCGCGCGAAACGTCTTCCGGAACATACGAATTCTTTAAGGAAAGTGTCCTGAAGAACAAGAACTATATGAACGGCATCCTTAGCATGCCCGCAACAGGAGCCATCATTCAGTCTGTCAGCCAGACAAAAGGAGCCATCGGCTATGTCGGTTTGGCTTACATAAACAAAGAAGTAAAACCGATTCATGTCTCTTACGATGCAGGCAAAACATTCACCGAGCCATCCTTCGAGAATGCAAAAAACAAGGCATATCCGATCGTCCGTCCGTTGTTCTATTACTACGATGTAAAGAATGAAGGCAAAGTGAAACCCTTTATCGATTATATCTTATCGGCTGAAGGACAAGCAACGGTTAAACAAGTCGGTTATATCCCGGTAAAATAA
- a CDS encoding sulfatase family protein produces MKSTIVLGIGATLLASCSGNRQKAEEKVTQQQKKPNVIFLIADDIGYGDLSCNGSKTIHTPNVERLAAQGVRFTDAHAVAATSTPSRYSLFTGHYAWRRNDTGIAAGNAGMVIRPEQPTVADMFRECGYTTGAIGKWHLGLSDRTGGQDWNGFITPGPSDIGFDYSYIMAATGDRVPCVWVENQRIVNLDPNDPIEVSYEKPFPGEPLGKDHPELLTKLKPSPNHGHDMAIVNGISRIGYMKGGKQALWEDENIADSITCKAVRFIENHKDEPFFLYVGTNDAHVPRWPHPRFVGKSGMGPRGDALLQFDWTVGEIMGALEKAGIAENTLIVLSSDNGPVVDDGYADRAVELLGEHRPWGPFRGGKYSIFEAGTRVPMIVSWPAQVKPGVSDALVSQIDLYASMASLMGKPLEEGAGPDSRDHLDAFLGKDLKGRDYVVEVAGSLSVSDGEWKYIAPSNGAAYAKLTNIELGNSKEEQLYNLKQDIGEKKNLAAEHPEIVAKLKAILEKEKAK; encoded by the coding sequence ATGAAATCAACAATCGTATTGGGAATAGGAGCTACCTTGCTGGCCTCCTGTTCTGGAAACAGACAAAAGGCGGAAGAAAAAGTAACACAGCAACAGAAGAAGCCGAACGTTATTTTCCTGATAGCCGATGATATCGGTTATGGCGACCTGAGTTGCAACGGATCAAAAACGATCCATACGCCGAATGTGGAACGCCTGGCAGCCCAAGGTGTCCGTTTTACGGATGCGCATGCGGTGGCTGCGACCAGTACGCCGTCGCGCTATTCGCTGTTTACGGGGCATTATGCTTGGAGGCGGAATGACACGGGGATTGCGGCTGGAAATGCCGGAATGGTCATTCGTCCCGAACAGCCGACTGTTGCCGATATGTTTCGTGAGTGTGGTTATACAACAGGTGCTATAGGTAAATGGCATTTGGGATTGTCTGACAGGACGGGAGGACAGGATTGGAATGGCTTTATCACGCCGGGACCTTCAGATATAGGGTTCGACTATTCCTATATAATGGCTGCCACAGGCGACCGTGTGCCTTGTGTGTGGGTTGAGAATCAGCGGATCGTCAATCTTGATCCGAATGATCCGATTGAAGTGAGCTATGAAAAACCGTTCCCTGGCGAACCGTTGGGAAAAGACCATCCGGAATTGCTTACCAAATTGAAACCGAGTCCGAACCATGGGCATGATATGGCGATCGTGAACGGCATTTCGCGTATCGGCTACATGAAAGGGGGCAAGCAGGCCTTGTGGGAAGATGAAAACATTGCAGACAGCATCACTTGCAAAGCTGTCCGATTTATTGAAAACCACAAAGATGAACCGTTCTTCCTGTATGTCGGAACCAACGACGCGCACGTTCCCCGTTGGCCGCATCCCCGTTTTGTCGGCAAGAGCGGCATGGGCCCTCGTGGCGACGCTTTGTTGCAATTCGACTGGACCGTAGGCGAAATAATGGGCGCACTCGAAAAAGCCGGTATTGCCGAAAACACCTTGATCGTGTTGAGTAGCGACAACGGTCCTGTTGTGGATGATGGTTATGCAGACCGGGCTGTGGAATTGTTGGGCGAACATAGACCCTGGGGGCCGTTCCGTGGTGGTAAATACAGTATCTTCGAAGCCGGTACGCGTGTTCCGATGATTGTGAGCTGGCCGGCTCAGGTAAAACCGGGTGTCTCCGACGCATTGGTATCACAGATCGACCTGTATGCCTCCATGGCAAGCCTGATGGGTAAGCCGCTCGAAGAAGGGGCCGGTCCTGACAGCCGGGATCATCTGGACGCATTCTTGGGGAAGGACTTGAAAGGGCGCGACTATGTGGTCGAAGTTGCCGGTTCTCTTTCTGTCTCCGACGGCGAATGGAAATACATAGCTCCGAGTAATGGTGCTGCTTATGCTAAACTGACGAATATCGAGTTGGGCAACAGCAAGGAAGAACAGCTTTACAACTTGAAGCAGGACATCGGAGAAAAGAAGAATCTGGCGGCCGAACATCCCGAAATCGTTGCAAAGTTGAAAGCTATATTGGAAAAGGAAAAAGCTAAATAG
- a CDS encoding porin family protein translates to MKKIALLLLMFVAFQVSAQDFHFLPKIGLNLANMTNSDGSMKPGLNVGVAAEFPINPQFSVEPGIYYSMQGVKESEGGISGKIKNDYINIPIYAKAYLYNGFYAFAGPQFGFLARSKASASYNGTDISVNSKDAFKTFDFALGIGVGYQFDLGLLVSMNYNIGFTNTLSDGDITLNGNSMNWDGEKSRNGVLQINLGWRF, encoded by the coding sequence ATGAAAAAGATTGCTTTATTATTGTTGATGTTCGTGGCGTTTCAGGTCAGTGCACAGGATTTCCATTTCTTACCGAAGATCGGATTGAACCTTGCCAATATGACAAATAGTGACGGAAGTATGAAGCCTGGGTTGAACGTCGGGGTTGCCGCCGAGTTTCCTATCAATCCGCAATTTTCCGTCGAGCCGGGAATCTATTATTCCATGCAAGGAGTGAAAGAATCAGAAGGCGGAATCTCCGGCAAAATCAAAAACGATTACATAAACATTCCTATCTATGCAAAAGCCTATCTATACAATGGCTTTTATGCATTTGCGGGACCACAATTCGGTTTCTTAGCCCGTTCTAAAGCAAGCGCTTCTTATAACGGTACTGACATTTCGGTCAATTCGAAAGATGCATTCAAAACATTTGATTTCGCACTAGGAATCGGCGTCGGCTATCAATTCGATTTAGGCTTGCTGGTTTCAATGAACTATAATATAGGATTCACCAATACCTTATCCGATGGCGACATCACATTAAATGGCAACTCCATGAATTGGGATGGGGAGAAATCCCGCAATGGCGTCCTGCAGATCAACCTCGGTTGGAGATTCTGA
- a CDS encoding porin family protein has translation MKSGKIIALGLLALLPIAMKAQEAQEIEKLNARIDSLSQETTTLDKIVRKLSKFKVSAYIQGQFQYGQEDATLKVGDKNEHEDKGFNRFGIRRGRLKFEYNDGIGTGAVQIEANDKGVSFRDLYIGIKDPWTKRCQLMAGVFNRPFGHEIGYSTSGLESPERATIIQYFFPDERDLGAMLTLRAKETSPIGFLRLDAGLFAGNSINRETDSRKDFIGRLGAEKKIGNWGKWGAGVSYYNGGVYNPTTTAYELQDKKFIAVDKGETGTYMKREYIGLDAQFSFKNSWGTTSLRGEGLLGTQPGIAGSSKSPNTGTRPANEPENSLFKRPFIGYFFYLVHDIGTTPFSAVLKYDVYDPNTKLKGNEIGVENSLTSKTDLAQSTLGIGALYRFNKHIRVQAYYEFNFNEKSDFVKGYEKDREDDVFTLRLQYKF, from the coding sequence ATGAAATCAGGAAAGATTATTGCGCTTGGCCTGTTGGCGCTGCTTCCAATTGCGATGAAGGCACAGGAAGCTCAGGAAATAGAAAAGCTGAATGCTCGTATCGATTCACTTTCGCAGGAGACGACAACCCTGGATAAAATCGTCCGTAAACTCAGCAAATTCAAAGTATCCGCTTATATCCAAGGACAATTCCAATATGGTCAGGAAGATGCCACCCTGAAAGTCGGTGACAAGAACGAACATGAAGACAAAGGTTTCAACCGTTTCGGCATCCGCCGCGGACGGTTGAAATTCGAATATAATGACGGTATCGGAACCGGTGCTGTACAGATCGAAGCCAACGACAAGGGTGTCAGTTTCCGTGACCTTTACATCGGTATAAAAGATCCCTGGACAAAACGCTGCCAACTGATGGCGGGTGTTTTCAATCGCCCTTTCGGTCACGAAATCGGCTATTCGACTAGCGGATTAGAATCTCCCGAACGTGCCACCATCATCCAATACTTTTTCCCCGACGAACGCGATTTAGGCGCCATGCTGACACTCCGGGCTAAAGAGACAAGCCCGATCGGTTTTCTCCGTCTCGATGCCGGACTGTTCGCCGGTAACAGCATCAACCGGGAAACAGACAGCCGCAAAGACTTCATCGGCCGTTTGGGAGCCGAAAAGAAAATCGGCAACTGGGGAAAATGGGGAGCAGGCGTCTCCTACTACAACGGCGGAGTTTACAACCCGACGACAACCGCCTACGAACTCCAGGATAAAAAATTCATCGCAGTCGACAAAGGAGAAACCGGTACATACATGAAACGTGAGTACATCGGCTTGGACGCTCAGTTCTCATTCAAAAACAGTTGGGGAACGACAAGCTTGCGCGGTGAAGGACTGTTAGGTACACAACCGGGTATCGCCGGCAGTAGCAAAAGCCCCAACACAGGGACACGCCCGGCCAATGAACCGGAGAACTCCCTGTTCAAGCGTCCTTTCATCGGCTACTTTTTCTATTTGGTGCACGACATCGGAACCACTCCTTTCTCTGCCGTCTTGAAATACGACGTTTATGATCCCAACACCAAGTTGAAAGGGAATGAGATCGGCGTTGAAAACAGCTTGACCTCCAAGACCGACCTCGCCCAGAGCACACTCGGCATCGGCGCTTTGTACCGTTTCAACAAGCATATCCGCGTGCAAGCCTATTACGAGTTCAACTTCAATGAAAAGAGCGATTTCGTAAAGGGATATGAAAAGGACAGGGAAGACGACGTATTCACCTTGCGTCTGCAATATAAGTTTTAA
- a CDS encoding beta-N-acetylhexosaminidase, with protein MKKLLFIFFTAGLIQGFSSCSHKDTPDNALALIPQPQEMKVGTDHFKLTRRAAITLDTSNPQLIGIARYFNNKVAPATGFEIPVEKHGNIEFKLTDNTAFGAEGYRLQVKHGDIIITAHQPAGIFYGIQTLLQMLPPEIKNSQKQKGIDWTVPCTDITDKPQFAWRGLMLDVSRHWFTKEEVKKYIDELAEYKMNVFHWHLTDDQGWRLEIKSLPRLTEVGAWRAPRVGQWWQRAPQQPGEETTYGGFYTQEDVKEVLAYAAERYVRVIPEIDVPGHSLAALVAYPDLACMKAPSAVGVGNKFYGEDENTLCVGKDATFEFMDKVLTEVAALFPDEYIHIGGDECFKGFWHKCPRCQARMKAENLKNENELQSYFIHRMESILKEKGKKLIGWDEIIDGGLAPDATVMSWRGMEGGIKSAKAGHHVIMTPTEHCYIDLWQGEPSVEPDTYSMCRLKDSYSFNPVPDSVPAEMILGGQGNLWAESVPTFRHAEYMTWPRGWALAEVLWTGPSKTDWDRFWPRVERHFVRADQAQINYARSMYNAIVTPYYTEDGVLEIKLDSEPGNLDIYYTFDNTDPDNFTPKYEAPLRIPKNATWLRIVTYRDNKPIGKVITLTIKELEKRADNTRHVVGNL; from the coding sequence ATGAAAAAGTTGCTATTTATCTTCTTTACAGCAGGTCTTATACAGGGATTTAGCTCTTGTTCCCACAAAGACACTCCAGATAATGCACTTGCATTGATCCCACAGCCCCAAGAAATGAAAGTCGGGACGGATCATTTCAAACTGACTCGCCGGGCAGCTATCACACTCGACACATCCAATCCTCAGTTAATAGGGATAGCTCGGTACTTCAACAATAAAGTTGCCCCCGCAACAGGTTTTGAAATTCCGGTTGAAAAGCACGGCAACATTGAATTTAAGCTGACCGACAATACCGCTTTCGGTGCAGAAGGATATCGCTTGCAGGTAAAACATGGCGATATCATCATCACCGCCCATCAACCGGCCGGGATCTTCTACGGGATACAGACTTTATTGCAGATGCTTCCCCCCGAAATAAAAAACAGCCAGAAACAAAAAGGCATCGACTGGACGGTTCCCTGTACCGACATCACCGACAAACCCCAGTTTGCCTGGCGCGGACTTATGCTTGACGTCAGCCGCCACTGGTTCACTAAAGAGGAAGTAAAGAAATACATAGACGAACTGGCAGAATACAAAATGAATGTATTCCACTGGCATTTGACCGACGATCAAGGATGGCGTCTGGAAATAAAATCCCTGCCACGCCTGACAGAGGTTGGCGCCTGGCGCGCTCCGCGCGTCGGGCAATGGTGGCAACGCGCACCACAGCAACCTGGAGAAGAAACGACCTACGGAGGCTTCTACACACAGGAAGATGTGAAGGAAGTATTGGCATACGCTGCAGAACGCTACGTACGCGTCATTCCTGAAATAGACGTGCCGGGACATAGCCTGGCAGCACTCGTCGCCTATCCTGATCTGGCGTGTATGAAAGCACCATCGGCTGTCGGGGTCGGCAACAAGTTTTACGGCGAAGACGAAAACACACTTTGTGTCGGCAAAGATGCCACTTTCGAGTTTATGGACAAGGTCTTGACAGAAGTTGCTGCCTTGTTTCCGGATGAATACATCCATATCGGAGGAGACGAATGTTTCAAAGGTTTTTGGCACAAATGTCCGCGTTGCCAAGCTCGCATGAAAGCGGAAAACCTGAAGAACGAAAACGAACTACAGAGTTACTTTATCCACCGTATGGAAAGCATCTTGAAAGAAAAAGGGAAAAAACTGATCGGCTGGGACGAGATTATCGACGGCGGGCTGGCTCCCGATGCTACCGTTATGAGCTGGCGCGGTATGGAGGGCGGAATCAAATCAGCAAAAGCCGGTCATCATGTGATCATGACACCGACCGAACATTGCTACATCGACCTCTGGCAAGGAGAACCATCTGTCGAACCGGACACCTACTCTATGTGCCGCCTGAAAGATTCCTACAGTTTCAACCCAGTTCCCGACAGCGTGCCGGCCGAAATGATACTAGGAGGACAAGGCAATCTCTGGGCTGAATCCGTCCCCACTTTCCGTCATGCCGAATATATGACCTGGCCACGTGGATGGGCACTTGCCGAAGTCCTTTGGACCGGACCTTCCAAGACGGATTGGGACCGGTTCTGGCCACGTGTCGAACGACATTTCGTTCGTGCGGACCAGGCACAGATCAACTATGCACGCAGCATGTACAATGCCATCGTCACTCCTTACTATACTGAAGATGGTGTTTTGGAAATCAAACTGGATAGCGAACCGGGCAATCTTGACATCTACTATACATTCGACAATACGGACCCCGACAACTTCACTCCGAAATATGAAGCTCCGCTCCGAATACCCAAGAACGCGACTTGGTTACGTATTGTCACTTATCGGGACAACAAGCCGATTGGCAAAGTTATAACATTGACAATCAAAGAACTTGAAAAGCGGGCGGATAACACTCGCCATGTCGTCGGCAACTTGTAA
- the purL gene encoding phosphoribosylformylglycinamidine synthase, with amino-acid sequence MILFFQSPTKTVLAVEAAHAFSPEDVEKLVWAFSEAKPLQAETLEGWYVGPRREMITPWSTNAVEITQNMGLTGISRIEEYFPVSSGEAEHDPMLQRIYDGLNQDIFTISKQPDPIVYIEDIEAYNKQEGLALSDEEVAYLNEVSQKLERRLTDSEVYGFAQVNSEHCRHKIFGGTFIIDGEEKESSLFNLIKKTSAENPNKLVSAYKDNVAFNEGPVIEQFAPASGDKPDFYEVKEIKSVISLKAETHNFPTTVEPFNGAATGSGGEIRDRLGGGKSSLPIAGTAVYMTSYPRTEGAREWEKILDPRPWLYQTPEQILIKASNGASDFGNKFGQPLICGSVLTFEHEENKKKYAYDKVIMLAGGVGYANMRDALKGDPAPGEKVVLLGGDNYRIGMGGGAVSSVNTGQYTSGIELNAVQRANPEMQKRVSNVIRAIAESDNNPVISIHDHGAGGHLNCLSELVEATGGHIDMSQLPVGDPTLSAKEIVGNESQERMGLLMKEEDVARVQRIADRERSPMYVVGETTNDMKFVFEQADGVKPIDIKLEYMFGKPPRTIMKDHTVEETYAPVVYKESELHHYLENVLQLEAVACKDWLTNKVDRSVTGKVARQQCQGELQLPLSDLGAVALDYRGKAGIATSIGHAPQVAMIDPAAGSVMAIAESLTNIVFAPLSDKLSGVSLSANWMWPCRNEGEDARLYKAVQAASDFACALGINIPTGKDSLSMTQKYGDDKVIAPGTVIISAGAEVSDIRKIVSPVLAHEKNSYIYYIDFSFDTMKLGGSALAQVLNKLGNEVPTIKDSEYFADAFNAVQDAIQKGLVLAGHDISAGGMITALLEMCFANVEGGLEVNLDKLSEQDIVKILFAENPGILVQVKDKKAFEKLMEDAGVGFAIIAKPTSERHILVSKEGVQYHFGIDYMRDVWYESSYKLDIKQSGSVCAGNRFENYKMQPLEFKYPKSFTGKLSSYGLTADRKGKSGIRAAVIREKGCQCERETSYALYLAGFDVKDVHMTDLASGRETLEDVNMIVFCGGFSNSDVLGSAKGWAGGFLFNEKAKKALDNFYARPDTLSLGICNGCQLMAELGVVYPEHEKKHKMLHNDSHKFESNFISVEIPKNHSVMFGSLSGSKLGIWVAHGEGKFSFPYEEKEYHIALKYNYEGYPANPNGSPWSVAGVCSHDGRHLAMMPHLERAMFPWQCGYYPEDRRNSDEVTPWIEGFVNARKWIEEHKK; translated from the coding sequence ATGATTCTATTCTTTCAATCTCCAACAAAGACGGTGTTAGCTGTGGAGGCTGCACACGCTTTCTCTCCTGAAGATGTAGAAAAATTAGTTTGGGCTTTTAGCGAGGCAAAACCTCTCCAGGCTGAAACATTGGAAGGCTGGTATGTTGGTCCACGCCGGGAAATGATTACCCCGTGGAGTACGAATGCCGTGGAAATCACCCAGAACATGGGACTCACCGGTATATCACGCATCGAGGAATACTTCCCAGTTTCTTCCGGCGAAGCAGAGCATGACCCGATGTTACAGCGTATCTATGACGGTCTGAACCAGGACATCTTCACGATCAGTAAACAACCGGACCCGATTGTTTATATCGAGGATATCGAAGCCTACAACAAACAGGAAGGACTGGCATTGAGCGATGAAGAAGTAGCCTACCTCAACGAAGTAAGCCAAAAGCTGGAACGCCGGCTGACCGACAGCGAAGTGTACGGTTTTGCACAGGTGAACTCGGAGCACTGCCGTCACAAAATCTTCGGCGGTACATTTATTATCGACGGAGAAGAGAAAGAAAGTTCTCTCTTTAACCTGATTAAGAAAACATCGGCGGAGAACCCGAACAAATTGGTTTCCGCCTATAAAGATAATGTGGCTTTCAACGAAGGCCCGGTGATCGAACAGTTTGCTCCGGCAAGCGGCGACAAACCGGATTTCTACGAAGTGAAAGAAATCAAATCGGTTATCTCACTGAAAGCTGAAACCCACAACTTCCCGACAACAGTCGAACCGTTCAACGGTGCGGCTACCGGATCGGGTGGTGAAATCCGTGACCGTCTGGGCGGCGGAAAATCATCCCTGCCGATTGCCGGAACAGCCGTTTACATGACATCTTATCCGCGTACGGAAGGTGCACGCGAATGGGAAAAGATCCTCGATCCACGCCCCTGGTTGTACCAGACTCCGGAACAAATCCTGATCAAGGCCTCCAACGGTGCATCCGATTTCGGTAACAAGTTCGGACAGCCGCTGATCTGCGGTTCGGTCCTGACATTCGAACACGAAGAGAACAAGAAAAAATATGCTTACGACAAAGTGATCATGTTGGCCGGCGGTGTCGGTTATGCTAATATGCGCGACGCGTTAAAGGGCGATCCCGCACCGGGCGAAAAAGTTGTCCTGTTAGGTGGTGACAACTACCGCATCGGTATGGGCGGAGGCGCTGTCTCTTCCGTAAACACGGGCCAATATACCAGCGGTATTGAGTTGAACGCCGTACAGCGCGCCAACCCGGAAATGCAGAAACGCGTTTCCAACGTGATCCGTGCGATTGCCGAATCGGACAACAACCCGGTTATCTCCATCCATGACCACGGCGCAGGAGGTCATTTGAACTGTCTCTCCGAATTGGTGGAAGCAACCGGCGGACATATCGACATGAGCCAGTTGCCTGTCGGTGACCCGACACTTTCCGCAAAAGAAATCGTAGGTAACGAAAGCCAGGAACGTATGGGTTTGCTGATGAAGGAAGAAGATGTTGCCCGTGTACAGCGCATTGCCGACCGCGAACGTTCTCCGATGTATGTGGTAGGTGAAACGACCAACGACATGAAGTTCGTATTCGAACAGGCCGACGGCGTGAAACCAATCGACATCAAACTGGAATATATGTTCGGTAAACCGCCAAGAACGATCATGAAGGATCATACGGTCGAAGAAACATACGCTCCAGTCGTTTATAAAGAATCCGAACTGCATCACTATCTGGAAAATGTACTTCAGTTGGAAGCTGTTGCATGTAAAGACTGGCTGACCAACAAGGTGGACCGTTCGGTGACAGGTAAGGTCGCACGCCAGCAGTGCCAAGGCGAATTGCAGCTGCCGCTGAGCGACTTGGGTGCTGTAGCACTGGATTACCGTGGAAAAGCGGGTATCGCCACATCTATCGGGCATGCTCCGCAGGTAGCGATGATCGACCCGGCTGCCGGTTCTGTCATGGCGATTGCCGAATCATTGACAAATATCGTTTTCGCTCCACTGTCCGACAAGCTATCAGGTGTATCTTTGAGTGCCAACTGGATGTGGCCATGCCGTAACGAAGGCGAGGATGCCCGCCTGTACAAAGCGGTCCAGGCTGCTTCGGACTTCGCTTGCGCACTGGGCATCAATATCCCGACCGGTAAAGACTCTCTGTCCATGACACAGAAATATGGCGACGACAAAGTGATTGCTCCGGGTACGGTGATTATTTCTGCCGGTGCAGAAGTCAGCGACATTCGCAAGATCGTATCTCCGGTATTGGCCCACGAAAAGAATTCTTACATATATTATATTGACTTCTCGTTCGACACGATGAAGTTGGGCGGTTCCGCTCTTGCACAAGTTCTGAACAAATTGGGCAACGAAGTCCCGACGATAAAAGACAGCGAATATTTTGCCGACGCATTCAACGCCGTACAAGATGCCATCCAAAAAGGGTTGGTTCTCGCCGGACACGACATTTCTGCCGGTGGTATGATCACGGCATTGCTCGAAATGTGTTTCGCCAACGTGGAAGGCGGTCTGGAAGTGAACCTCGACAAGTTGTCGGAACAGGACATTGTCAAGATTCTGTTTGCCGAAAACCCGGGTATCCTGGTCCAGGTGAAAGACAAGAAAGCATTCGAAAAGTTGATGGAAGATGCAGGAGTAGGTTTTGCCATTATCGCCAAGCCGACTTCCGAACGCCACATTCTGGTTTCCAAAGAAGGCGTCCAATACCATTTCGGCATCGACTACATGCGCGACGTATGGTACGAATCATCTTATAAACTGGATATCAAGCAGAGTGGTAGCGTATGTGCAGGCAACCGTTTCGAGAACTACAAGATGCAGCCACTGGAATTCAAGTATCCGAAGAGCTTTACCGGCAAGCTGTCTTCTTACGGCCTGACTGCCGATCGCAAAGGAAAGAGCGGAATCCGTGCCGCCGTAATCCGTGAAAAGGGTTGCCAGTGCGAACGTGAAACGTCTTATGCACTGTATCTGGCAGGTTTCGATGTGAAAGATGTTCACATGACCGATTTGGCTTCCGGACGCGAAACATTGGAAGACGTAAACATGATTGTATTCTGCGGCGGTTTCTCCAACTCCGACGTTTTAGGCTCTGCCAAAGGATGGGCCGGAGGTTTCTTATTCAACGAGAAAGCCAAGAAGGCGCTGGATAACTTCTATGCACGTCCCGACACCTTGAGTCTGGGTATCTGCAACGGTTGCCAGCTGATGGCCGAGTTAGGGGTTGTTTATCCGGAACATGAGAAGAAACACAAGATGTTGCACAATGATTCGCACAAGTTCGAATCGAACTTCATCTCGGTCGAGATCCCGAAAAACCATTCTGTCATGTTCGGTTCTTTAAGCGGTTCCAAATTAGGAATCTGGGTGGCTCACGGCGAAGGCAAGTTCTCTTTCCCGTATGAAGAAAAAGAATACCATATTGCACTTAAATACAACTATGAAGGCTATCCCGCCAATCCGAACGGTTCGCCTTGGTCGGTTGCCGGTGTCTGCTCGCACGACGGACGCCATCTGGCAATGATGCCTCACTTGGAACGTGCGATGTTCCCATGGCAATGCGGTTACTATCCTGAAGATCGACGAAACAGTGACGAAGTCACTCCATGGATCGAAGGTTTCGTGAACGCACGGAAGTGGATAGAAGAGCATAAGAAATAA